The following are from one region of the Siniperca chuatsi isolate FFG_IHB_CAS linkage group LG13, ASM2008510v1, whole genome shotgun sequence genome:
- the LOC122887323 gene encoding histone H1-like, which produces MCFISPASCSELGHVQTNTAERRHAEMAEEVPAAAPVKAPAKAPKKKATPRPKKDGPTLPKLILSAVAESKERKGMSLAAIKKVLAAKGVDVTKSNKRINTAVTKLATGGTLSQTKGTGASGSFKLAKKEPKAAAPAKKVVKKKAPVKAKKPAAKKTAAKKPAAKKPAAKKAAAAKKSPKKAAVKKAAAKKPAAKKTPKKTPVKKMTAAKKPAVKKPAVKKAPVKKTAAKKSKK; this is translated from the coding sequence ATGTGCTTTATAAGTCCCGCCTCCTGCTCTGAGCTCGGACACGTTCAGACGAACACAGCAGAGCGCAGACACGCAGAGATGGCAGAAGAAGTTCCAGCAGCGGCCCCGGTGAAAGCCCCGGCTAAAGCCCCGAAGAAGAAGGCGACTCCCCGCCCCAAGAAGGATGGCCCCACCCTCCCGAAGCTGATCCTCAGCGCCGTGGCTGAGTCCAAGGAGCGCAAGGGGATGTCGCTGGCGGCCATCAAGAAGGTTCTGGCCGCCAAAGGCGTCGATGTGACCAAGTCCAACAAGCGCATCAACACCGCCGTGACCAAGCTGGCCACCGGAGGAACCCTGAGCCAGACCAAAGGCACCGGGGCGTCCGGCTCCTTCAAGCTCGCCAAGAAGGAGCCCAAAGCCGCCGCACCTGCGAAGAAAGTGGTGAAGAAGAAAGCGCCCGTCAAAGCCAAGAAGCCCGCAGCAAAGAAAACCGCGGCGAAGAAGCCGGCAGCCAAGAAGCCGGCAGCGAAGAAAGCAGCGGCAGCCAAGAAGTCCCCGAAGAAGGCTGCGGTGAAGAAAGCCGCGGCGAAGAAGCCGGCAGCGAAGAAGACTCCCAAGAAGACCCCCGTCAAAAAGATGACGGCCGCGAAGAAGCCCGCCGTCAAGAAGCCCGCTGTGAAGAAAGCTCCGGTAAAGAAAACCGCAGCCAAGAAGTCCAAGAAGTGA
- the LOC122887326 gene encoding late histone H2A.L3, translating into MSGRGKGAGKARAKAKSRSSRAGLQFPVGRVHRLLRKGNYAQRVGAGAPVYLAAVLEYLTAEILELAGNAARDNKKTRIIPRHLQLAVRNDEELNKLLGGVTIAQGGVLPNIQAVLLPKKTEKPAKK; encoded by the coding sequence atgtctggTCGGGGTAAGGGAGCCGGTAAGGCCAGAGCTAAGGCTAAAAGCCGCTCATCTCGTGCCGGGCTTCAGTTCCCCGTCGGCCGTGTTCACAGGCTGCTGAGGAAGGGTAACTACGCCCAGCGAGTCGGTGCCGGAGCTCCGGTGTATCTGGCGGCGGTGCTGGAGTACCTGACCGCTGAGATCCTGGAGCTGGCCGGCAACGCCGCCCGCGACAACAAGAAGACCAGGATCATCCCCCGACACCTGCAGCTCGCCGTCCGCAACGACGAGGAGCTCAACAAGCTGCTGGGCGGAGTCACCATCGCTCAGGGCGGCGTGCTGCCCAACATCCAGGCGGTGCTGCTGCCCAAGAAGACCGAGAAGCCCGCCAAGAAGTAA